From one Haloferax marinisediminis genomic stretch:
- a CDS encoding DUF7523 family protein translates to MSLAADARDAVRERPFLLAALRAGVVNYAAAASFLDLGDDDAVAAALRRFAEDLPELETESRDVTVTMRSGVGLVGTDIDEADDDPILSVAGVELAGGGPLTAIIAEGDVDPALLQTVIARLDAESVVVDAAGVAGDALAVVVPRRQGAATLRIVEAASGTIYT, encoded by the coding sequence ATGTCTCTCGCCGCCGACGCACGCGATGCCGTTCGCGAACGACCGTTTCTCCTCGCCGCGCTCCGAGCGGGCGTCGTCAACTACGCCGCCGCCGCTTCCTTCCTCGACCTCGGCGACGACGACGCAGTCGCAGCAGCGCTCCGTCGGTTCGCCGAAGACCTCCCCGAACTCGAAACAGAATCCCGCGACGTGACGGTCACGATGCGAAGCGGGGTCGGCCTCGTCGGCACAGATATCGACGAGGCAGACGACGACCCGATTCTCTCCGTCGCCGGTGTCGAACTCGCAGGGGGCGGTCCGCTCACCGCGATAATCGCAGAGGGTGATGTAGACCCGGCGCTCCTCCAGACAGTCATCGCCCGACTGGACGCCGAGTCCGTCGTCGTCGATGCAGCGGGTGTCGCAGGAGACGCCTTGGCCGTCGTCGTCCCGAGACGGCAGGGAGCAGCAACCCTGCGAATCGTCGAAGCGGCTAGCGGTACGATATACACTTGA
- a CDS encoding CDP-alcohol phosphatidyltransferase family protein, translating into MATGCVGLALTSSVSLVSATTWTAVAMFAVVGLWGYTYVYAPENVASRTAEQSDTDDPRVYDTLGLPTSVTLVRGTLVAGIAGVAGMVVFGPATEWMAWVAAIAYGLAAALDSVDGFLARRLGRVTDLGGRLDTTVDAFGLLAAPLAGVVLGQLPWWYLSVGAARYVFVAGLWWRERTGRPTFDLPPRPSRRVLAGLQMAVVPVALAPGVADAWIPFVAGVAASGLLLGFGRDWLYVSGRIEPQARVRATTPTKD; encoded by the coding sequence ATGGCGACAGGTTGTGTTGGATTAGCTCTCACATCGTCTGTGAGCCTCGTGAGCGCGACGACGTGGACGGCCGTGGCGATGTTCGCCGTCGTAGGTCTCTGGGGTTACACGTACGTCTACGCGCCGGAGAACGTGGCCTCACGCACGGCTGAGCAGTCGGACACCGACGACCCTCGCGTGTACGACACACTTGGACTCCCAACGTCGGTGACGCTCGTCAGAGGAACGCTCGTCGCAGGTATCGCTGGAGTCGCCGGTATGGTCGTCTTCGGACCCGCTACCGAATGGATGGCATGGGTCGCAGCAATCGCGTACGGCCTCGCCGCGGCCCTCGACTCTGTGGATGGGTTTCTCGCACGACGACTGGGCCGAGTTACGGACCTCGGCGGGCGACTCGACACTACTGTCGACGCCTTCGGACTCCTCGCCGCACCGCTGGCGGGCGTCGTCCTCGGGCAGCTGCCGTGGTGGTACCTCTCTGTCGGCGCAGCACGGTACGTCTTCGTCGCCGGCCTCTGGTGGCGCGAACGAACCGGCCGACCGACGTTCGACCTGCCTCCCCGGCCGTCTCGACGCGTCCTCGCCGGTCTCCAGATGGCGGTCGTTCCAGTTGCACTCGCACCCGGCGTCGCCGACGCGTGGATACCGTTCGTCGCCGGCGTCGCTGCGAGCGGGCTCCTCCTCGGGTTCGGTCGCGACTGGTTGTACGTCTCTGGACGCATCGAACCACAGGCACGAGTTCGCGCGACGACCCCGACGAAAGACTAG
- the cysS gene encoding cysteine--tRNA ligase, with translation MTLSVTNTLTGEREDFESQADDDVLLYVCGLTVSDDAHLGHARLWMHSDIMHRWLEYEGYDVHHVENFTDVNEKIAARIGEDDLGADESTVAEHFVGDVIRDMRGLNLKRAEVYPRVTEHIPEIIDLIETLVERGHAYESNGSVYFDVTTFDDYGKLSNQKLDELQSQAEGDEQSEKRNAADFALWKAGAVTPEEAAEHRNPDLDPITEPCGETWDSPWGEGRPGWHIECSAMSMTHLDETIDIHVGGRDLVFPHHENEIAQSEAATGNQFARYWLHVGLLQTDGDKMSSSLGNYFYVADALDEFGVDVIRTFYLSTAYGSEQTYSEETIAEAEERWDRLERAYEGAVAACDSPDARTKVEATDLRETVESVRENFRSAMNDDFNVREAMAELLGLATAVNRHLDAGDTYDYRALREAIETFEDLGGEVFGLSFGEAADDGDVSIAADLVQLVLDVREAEREAGNYERADDLRDDLTALGVDVEDGADGATFRFE, from the coding sequence ATGACGCTGTCCGTGACCAACACCCTGACGGGAGAACGCGAGGACTTCGAGTCGCAAGCCGACGACGACGTGTTGCTCTACGTCTGTGGACTCACGGTCTCGGACGACGCCCACCTCGGTCACGCCCGCCTGTGGATGCACTCGGACATCATGCACCGATGGCTCGAATACGAGGGGTACGACGTCCACCACGTCGAGAACTTCACCGACGTGAACGAGAAAATCGCCGCCCGCATCGGTGAAGACGACCTCGGAGCGGACGAATCGACCGTCGCCGAACACTTCGTCGGCGACGTCATTCGCGACATGCGCGGCCTCAACCTGAAGCGAGCAGAGGTCTACCCGCGCGTCACCGAACACATCCCCGAAATCATCGACCTCATCGAGACGCTCGTCGAACGCGGCCACGCCTACGAGTCGAACGGGTCGGTCTACTTCGACGTCACCACCTTCGACGACTACGGCAAACTGTCGAACCAGAAACTGGACGAACTCCAGTCGCAGGCCGAGGGAGACGAGCAATCCGAGAAGCGAAACGCCGCAGACTTCGCCCTCTGGAAAGCCGGCGCGGTGACGCCCGAAGAGGCGGCCGAACACCGCAACCCTGACCTCGACCCAATCACGGAACCGTGCGGAGAGACGTGGGACTCGCCGTGGGGTGAGGGCCGACCGGGATGGCACATCGAGTGCTCGGCGATGTCGATGACGCATCTCGACGAGACCATCGATATCCACGTCGGTGGCCGTGACCTCGTGTTCCCGCACCACGAGAACGAAATCGCCCAGTCGGAGGCCGCGACCGGCAACCAGTTTGCCCGATACTGGCTTCACGTCGGCCTCTTGCAGACCGATGGCGACAAGATGAGTTCCAGCCTCGGGAACTACTTCTACGTGGCCGATGCCCTCGACGAGTTCGGCGTCGACGTGATTCGCACGTTCTACCTCTCGACGGCCTACGGGTCCGAACAGACGTACTCCGAAGAGACGATTGCAGAGGCAGAAGAACGCTGGGACCGTCTCGAACGCGCCTACGAGGGCGCTGTCGCCGCCTGCGACAGTCCCGACGCGCGGACCAAGGTCGAAGCCACCGACCTCCGTGAGACCGTCGAATCGGTCCGTGAAAACTTCCGTTCGGCCATGAACGACGACTTCAACGTTCGTGAGGCGATGGCCGAACTCCTCGGACTGGCGACCGCCGTCAACCGCCACCTCGACGCTGGCGACACGTACGATTATCGTGCGCTCCGCGAAGCAATCGAGACGTTCGAAGACCTCGGTGGCGAGGTGTTCGGACTCTCGTTCGGCGAGGCAGCGGACGACGGTGACGTCTCCATCGCGGCAGACCTCGTCCAACTCGTCTTGGACGTTCGCGAAGCAGAGCGCGAGGCAGGGAACTACGAGCGTGCCGATGACCTCCGAGACGACCTGACAGCGCTCGGCGTCGACGTCGAAGACGGCGCTGACGGCGCGACGTTCCGCTTCGAGTAA
- a CDS encoding DUF7524 family protein, with the protein MSNAPLTVSLNEERPHDLSVAPSFTTTGTFTVELENLGQAVHVHLNIDDELSRVVTLTNGNHFVNGGQTKTVTLSVTPPSEPVTGKLKIVSGYGSQTAYVDVTVTPGTGGKPPVEIDDTLSKPARAEPDQGLVGVFEDVFPDVDPRAAPLLVLAGVALVLAFVVASVFDSTAITLSAVVVVGGVFAALVLAVW; encoded by the coding sequence GTGTCGAACGCGCCGCTCACCGTCTCGTTGAACGAAGAGCGCCCTCACGACCTCTCAGTTGCACCGTCGTTCACGACGACCGGCACGTTCACGGTCGAACTCGAAAACCTCGGGCAGGCCGTCCACGTCCACCTCAACATCGACGACGAACTCTCGCGAGTGGTGACGCTCACGAATGGAAACCACTTCGTCAACGGCGGTCAGACGAAGACGGTGACGCTGTCTGTCACTCCACCCTCGGAACCGGTGACTGGAAAGCTCAAAATCGTCTCCGGATACGGGTCGCAGACGGCGTACGTGGACGTAACCGTCACCCCCGGAACGGGTGGCAAGCCCCCGGTCGAGATCGACGACACGCTCTCGAAACCCGCGCGGGCCGAACCCGACCAGGGTCTCGTGGGCGTCTTCGAAGACGTGTTTCCGGACGTCGACCCCCGAGCGGCCCCGCTCTTGGTTCTCGCCGGCGTCGCACTGGTCCTCGCATTCGTCGTCGCGTCGGTGTTCGACAGCACCGCCATCACGCTCAGCGCTGTCGTCGTCGTGGGCGGTGTCTTCGCTGCGCTGGTGCTGGCGGTGTGGTGA
- a CDS encoding CbiX/SirB N-terminal domain-containing protein — protein sequence MQALVIVAHGSHLNPDSSTPTYDHADTIREVGAFDEVRTGFWKEEPSIREVLRTVEADEVYVVPLFISEGYFTEQVIPRELRLDGWDVADWDSDGLSASHVTLTADDVPEKTVHYCGPVGTHEAMTDVIVRRAESVTGDPNVGEGFGLAVVGHGTERNENSAKAIEYHANRIRDMDRFDEVQALYMDEDPEVDDVTDYFESEDIVVVPLFIADGFHTQEDIPEDMGLTDDYRDGYDIPTEVDGHRIWYAGAVGTEGLMADVVLERAADAGAEIGDALELVRERTRATPQAGD from the coding sequence ATGCAAGCGCTGGTCATCGTGGCGCACGGGTCGCACCTGAACCCGGATTCGAGCACGCCAACGTACGACCACGCGGACACCATCCGCGAGGTTGGCGCGTTCGACGAGGTCAGAACCGGCTTCTGGAAAGAAGAGCCGTCGATTCGTGAAGTCCTCCGAACCGTGGAGGCCGACGAAGTGTACGTCGTCCCGCTGTTCATCAGCGAGGGCTACTTCACAGAGCAGGTCATCCCACGCGAACTCCGTCTCGACGGATGGGACGTGGCCGACTGGGACTCCGATGGTCTCTCGGCGTCGCACGTCACGCTCACGGCCGACGACGTACCCGAGAAGACGGTTCACTACTGTGGACCGGTTGGGACGCACGAAGCGATGACCGACGTCATCGTCCGCCGTGCGGAGTCTGTCACCGGTGACCCGAACGTCGGAGAGGGATTCGGCCTCGCCGTCGTCGGACACGGAACCGAGCGCAACGAGAACTCCGCGAAGGCAATCGAGTACCACGCAAACCGCATCCGGGACATGGACCGGTTCGACGAAGTGCAGGCGCTCTACATGGACGAAGACCCGGAAGTCGACGACGTGACGGACTACTTCGAATCCGAAGACATCGTCGTCGTTCCGCTGTTCATCGCGGACGGCTTCCACACGCAGGAAGACATCCCCGAAGACATGGGCCTCACCGACGACTACAGAGACGGCTACGATATCCCCACCGAGGTGGACGGCCACCGTATCTGGTACGCGGGCGCAGTCGGAACCGAGGGACTGATGGCCGACGTGGTGCTCGAACGCGCCGCCGACGCCGGAGCAGAGATTGGCGACGCACTCGAACTCGTGCGTGAACGGACGCGGGCAACGCCACAGGCGGGTGACTAA
- a CDS encoding methytransferase partner Trm112, whose product MKESLLDILCDPLDKSELELEVDERDGDEIIEGRLIGTVTGEVYPIEDGIPNLLPPDMRDD is encoded by the coding sequence ATGAAAGAATCCCTGTTGGACATCCTCTGTGACCCCCTCGACAAGAGTGAACTCGAGCTGGAAGTCGACGAGCGAGACGGCGACGAAATCATCGAAGGTCGACTCATCGGGACGGTCACGGGTGAAGTCTACCCCATCGAGGACGGCATTCCGAACCTCCTGCCGCCGGATATGCGAGACGACTGA
- a CDS encoding DUF7527 domain-containing protein: protein MDSEIIDAVTGWDSAPTGRGYGGLRSLADDGFSGAVVAGMTWGFMLNGRLLGVFDGTIADFDDESFEAYRAPHASLPLLYTMQETGGDVRAQYYTEDTPLTDADGTLSAGGFTGFVELSENVLSGDYYVVYHGGKSMSAAFVGNSKRLVTGDEAFELADDEIGIYKVYDVDIDLVEIPGDGDDDAASESESTAGVASAESTESTESDDDSDAADATDEPAPASETVDVEIPEASSQPDSTDDAGETETQTPDTPADSPSTAQADTSADSATPTSTQVSEAETTEAKRSSGTTSSSAATGAGSSNGSSSDSSADEDASDDDVFSAEAEWRNARSIPSLDPRDSEGETISDRPGNARHAKQRAERPKRTRNASRQGKPKPKRTSRSSSSSSQSSQQSTQTASAVSTGEVDALKEQLSELKSTRERLESERDSLRNERDEHRSRAEELEQRVNELEAEVERLRTELDEAGIASTDRSMSADEALRGTNLFIRYARKSGATLEKAHAGQAKRDDVFENLRLEHHTTFDTEGLGVDGQPYESFLHESPEFGFAKWAVTDLLYEIGETGNRSSLAGVFDAIPKADRIELYGTVSVPIGEGETEPRKFDVIFRDQMGNPLFVANLNDSRDPATQSMVTQLIKDSKAVAEANESLGSAFVVTKSFFEPDALEAATEETGGGLLSRSKRKSFVKLSRKQGYHLCLVEARSGEFHLNVPDL, encoded by the coding sequence ATGGATAGCGAGATTATCGACGCGGTGACTGGGTGGGATTCCGCACCGACGGGTCGCGGTTACGGTGGCCTCCGGTCGCTCGCGGACGACGGCTTCTCCGGTGCCGTCGTAGCCGGCATGACGTGGGGCTTCATGCTCAACGGTCGTCTCCTCGGCGTTTTCGATGGGACGATAGCCGACTTCGACGACGAATCGTTCGAAGCCTACCGCGCACCACACGCATCGTTGCCGCTGTTGTACACCATGCAAGAGACTGGTGGCGACGTGCGCGCGCAGTACTACACGGAAGACACGCCGCTGACCGACGCCGACGGAACGCTCTCTGCTGGAGGGTTCACAGGGTTCGTAGAACTCTCTGAAAACGTCCTCTCTGGTGACTACTACGTCGTCTACCACGGTGGGAAATCGATGAGCGCCGCGTTCGTCGGCAACAGCAAGCGCCTCGTCACCGGCGACGAAGCCTTCGAACTCGCCGACGACGAGATTGGCATCTACAAAGTGTACGACGTCGACATCGACCTCGTCGAGATTCCGGGCGACGGGGACGACGACGCGGCATCCGAATCCGAGTCGACCGCCGGCGTCGCAAGCGCCGAATCGACCGAGTCTACCGAAAGCGACGACGATTCAGATGCGGCGGATGCGACTGACGAACCAGCACCTGCGTCGGAGACAGTGGACGTGGAGATTCCCGAGGCGTCCAGTCAGCCGGACTCGACCGACGACGCTGGCGAGACAGAGACGCAGACGCCCGACACACCTGCGGACTCGCCGAGCACAGCGCAGGCTGATACCTCGGCCGATTCTGCGACGCCGACGTCGACACAGGTCTCTGAAGCCGAGACGACCGAGGCGAAACGCTCGTCTGGGACTACGTCGAGCTCGGCGGCGACCGGTGCCGGAAGCAGTAACGGGTCGTCTTCTGACTCGTCCGCAGACGAGGACGCCAGCGACGACGACGTCTTCTCTGCAGAGGCAGAGTGGCGAAACGCGCGGTCGATTCCGTCGCTCGACCCCCGTGACTCGGAAGGTGAGACGATCAGCGACCGACCCGGGAACGCACGCCACGCCAAACAGCGGGCGGAGCGACCGAAGCGCACGCGGAACGCCTCGCGACAAGGAAAACCCAAACCCAAGCGCACCTCGCGTTCGTCTTCGAGCTCCTCGCAGAGTTCCCAACAGTCGACGCAAACGGCATCGGCGGTATCCACCGGCGAAGTCGACGCGCTCAAAGAACAGCTCTCGGAACTGAAATCGACGCGCGAACGCCTCGAATCCGAGCGTGACTCGCTCCGGAACGAGCGCGACGAACACCGTTCCCGTGCAGAAGAACTCGAACAGCGGGTGAACGAACTCGAAGCCGAAGTCGAGCGACTCAGAACTGAACTTGACGAGGCCGGCATCGCATCGACAGACCGGTCGATGTCTGCCGACGAGGCACTTCGTGGGACTAACCTGTTCATCCGCTACGCCCGCAAGAGTGGCGCGACGTTGGAGAAAGCACACGCCGGACAGGCGAAGCGTGACGACGTCTTCGAGAACCTCCGTCTCGAACACCACACGACGTTCGACACGGAAGGACTCGGCGTCGATGGGCAGCCCTACGAATCGTTCCTCCACGAGTCGCCAGAGTTCGGGTTCGCCAAGTGGGCCGTCACCGACCTGCTCTACGAGATTGGCGAGACTGGCAACCGGTCGAGTCTCGCGGGTGTCTTCGACGCCATTCCGAAAGCAGACCGTATCGAACTCTACGGAACCGTCTCGGTCCCAATTGGCGAGGGCGAGACCGAGCCTCGCAAGTTCGACGTCATCTTCCGAGACCAGATGGGTAACCCGCTGTTCGTCGCGAATCTGAACGACTCCCGCGACCCGGCCACGCAGTCGATGGTCACGCAACTCATCAAAGACTCGAAAGCCGTCGCCGAGGCCAACGAGTCCCTCGGTTCGGCGTTCGTCGTCACGAAGAGTTTCTTCGAACCGGACGCCCTCGAAGCGGCCACCGAAGAGACCGGCGGCGGACTCCTGAGCCGCTCGAAGCGCAAGAGCTTCGTGAAACTCTCGCGGAAGCAGGGCTACCATCTCTGTCTCGTCGAAGCCCGGAGCGGCGAGTTCCATCTGAACGTCCCCGACCTGTAA
- a CDS encoding dihydrofolate reductase family protein: MSASQITLYIAASVDGFIADDEGGVEWLDEFEQDGENDDIVADYEEFFADIDCLVMGATTYEQILTFGEWPYGETPTYVLTHRDLSRATDTVTFVDGAVDSLATELEGEYEHIWLVGGAQLARDFLQQNLVDELRLSVIPVLLGSGISLFGADGETHRLQHVETTTYDAGIVELRYEVAT, from the coding sequence ATGAGTGCAAGCCAAATCACCCTCTACATCGCAGCGAGTGTCGACGGCTTCATCGCCGACGACGAGGGGGGAGTCGAGTGGCTCGACGAGTTCGAACAAGACGGGGAGAACGACGACATCGTGGCAGATTACGAGGAGTTCTTCGCGGATATCGACTGTCTCGTCATGGGGGCGACGACGTACGAACAGATACTCACGTTCGGCGAGTGGCCGTACGGTGAGACGCCGACGTACGTCCTCACACACAGAGACCTCTCACGGGCCACTGATACGGTCACGTTCGTCGACGGCGCGGTCGATTCCTTGGCCACCGAACTCGAAGGCGAGTACGAGCACATCTGGTTAGTCGGCGGGGCACAACTCGCCCGCGACTTCTTGCAGCAGAATCTCGTCGACGAACTTCGGCTCTCGGTCATTCCTGTCCTTCTCGGGAGCGGAATCTCACTCTTTGGCGCGGACGGTGAGACGCATCGACTACAGCACGTCGAGACGACGACGTACGACGCGGGAATCGTCGAACTCCGCTACGAGGTTGCCACGTGA
- a CDS encoding DR2241 family protein, translating to MGHHIDALVAAAADDDVRLDGLEVTQSDDGYTLETPDSHHAGLSEDALRDALGDYDDYATNWYVWSTVVGESSPQRRAFLRWVEGAGKYAVPERYDALRDGIHHEWGQLRITATIDGHGERSYDLRHVDDADIDVDDLDPYHEPLAARQLATYDEKGRYRPLKTGANLAGGWVFPDLDGRDLVETVETFYPASVPNWFREREGTLDVEHWEDTIGRQTGMYSVIDTWNRGDGHEHVNWVAEACCDDSQCVKRREWEYDDETDLDVDGGDGVFPCREPCSLVIAASRKWTRLEGEETKTYEFELTPSEKQQVEDIIEAVADDRIDEIREADVYEGSNRYRTRFLRAKLFDEDGNLCGVPTEDE from the coding sequence ATGGGACACCACATCGACGCCCTCGTTGCCGCCGCCGCCGATGACGACGTTCGCCTCGACGGCCTGGAGGTGACGCAGAGCGACGACGGATACACGCTGGAGACACCAGACTCACACCACGCCGGTCTCTCAGAAGACGCACTCCGCGACGCACTGGGCGACTACGACGACTACGCCACGAACTGGTACGTCTGGAGCACCGTCGTCGGTGAGTCGAGCCCGCAGCGTCGGGCCTTCCTCCGGTGGGTCGAAGGTGCAGGCAAGTACGCGGTTCCGGAACGCTACGATGCGCTTCGAGACGGAATTCACCACGAGTGGGGCCAACTTCGCATCACGGCAACCATCGACGGCCACGGCGAGCGGTCGTACGACCTCCGCCACGTCGACGACGCCGACATCGACGTCGACGACCTCGACCCGTACCACGAACCACTCGCAGCGCGACAACTGGCGACGTACGACGAGAAGGGGCGCTACCGACCGCTGAAGACCGGTGCGAACCTCGCCGGTGGATGGGTGTTCCCCGACCTCGACGGCCGCGACCTCGTCGAGACGGTCGAGACGTTCTACCCTGCGTCAGTTCCGAACTGGTTCCGCGAGCGCGAAGGAACGCTCGACGTCGAACACTGGGAAGACACCATCGGCCGACAGACTGGCATGTACAGCGTCATCGACACGTGGAATCGCGGTGACGGCCACGAACACGTCAACTGGGTCGCCGAGGCCTGCTGTGACGACTCGCAGTGTGTCAAGCGCCGCGAGTGGGAGTACGACGACGAGACCGACCTCGACGTCGATGGCGGCGACGGTGTCTTCCCCTGCCGCGAACCCTGCTCGCTCGTCATCGCGGCGTCCCGCAAGTGGACGCGTCTCGAAGGTGAAGAGACGAAGACGTACGAGTTCGAACTCACGCCGTCGGAGAAACAGCAGGTCGAAGACATCATCGAGGCCGTCGCAGACGACCGTATCGACGAGATTCGCGAGGCAGACGTGTACGAAGGTTCCAACCGCTACCGGACGCGGTTCCTCCGCGCGAAACTGTTCGACGAGGACGGAAACCTCTGCGGCGTCCCGACTGAAGACGAGTAG
- a CDS encoding adenylosuccinate synthase gives MTVTIVGSQLGDEGKGALVDLWGGDADIVVRYQGGDNAGHTVVEDGQEYKLSLVPSGAVRDKVGVLGNGCVINPRTLFSEIDDLRERGLEPDVRLAKRAHVIMPYHRRLDNIEEEAKADSDEDLVVGTTGRGIGPTYEDKAGRRGIRVGDLLDPDVLRQRLEYVVPQKKALIEDVYGLEAGEECDVEALVEEYTEFGRRLRKDDMAVNCGDFLAERREAGENVMFEGAQGTLIDIDHGSYPYVTSSNPTAGGAATGSGVGPTVVGQGEVVGIVKAYLSRVGEGPMPTELKNDERDEELADFIREKGGEFGTVTGRPRRIGWLDMPMLRHAARVSGFTGIAVNHLDVLAGLDEIKVGHAYELEGEERLTMPATTERWAECEPVLKEFETWPEVDWTEVAEEGADAIPDAAQDYLDYISDELGVPIYAVGVGPDRAQTVHLANPFDQ, from the coding sequence ATGACTGTTACCATCGTCGGTTCGCAACTCGGCGACGAGGGCAAAGGTGCGCTCGTCGACCTGTGGGGTGGCGACGCTGACATCGTCGTCCGCTATCAAGGCGGCGACAACGCTGGCCACACCGTCGTCGAAGACGGCCAAGAGTACAAGCTATCGCTCGTCCCGAGCGGGGCCGTCCGCGACAAAGTGGGCGTGCTCGGAAACGGGTGTGTCATCAATCCGCGGACGCTCTTCTCCGAGATCGACGACCTGCGCGAGCGCGGACTCGAACCCGACGTGCGTCTGGCGAAGCGCGCGCACGTCATCATGCCGTACCACCGCCGCCTCGACAACATCGAGGAAGAAGCGAAGGCCGACTCCGACGAAGACCTCGTCGTCGGCACGACTGGCCGTGGCATCGGCCCGACCTACGAGGACAAAGCAGGCCGTCGCGGTATCCGCGTTGGCGACCTCCTGGACCCAGACGTGCTTCGCCAGCGCCTCGAATACGTCGTTCCGCAGAAGAAGGCACTCATCGAGGACGTGTACGGTCTCGAAGCAGGTGAGGAGTGCGACGTCGAAGCCCTCGTCGAGGAGTACACCGAGTTCGGCCGTCGACTCCGCAAAGACGACATGGCCGTCAACTGTGGCGACTTCCTCGCAGAACGGCGCGAAGCAGGCGAGAACGTGATGTTCGAGGGCGCACAGGGGACGCTCATCGACATCGACCACGGAAGCTACCCGTACGTGACCTCCTCGAACCCGACTGCTGGCGGCGCTGCCACGGGTTCGGGTGTCGGACCGACCGTCGTCGGACAGGGCGAAGTCGTCGGCATCGTCAAAGCGTACCTCTCGCGTGTCGGTGAGGGACCGATGCCGACCGAACTGAAGAACGACGAGCGTGACGAAGAACTCGCAGACTTCATCCGCGAGAAGGGCGGCGAGTTCGGGACCGTCACCGGTCGCCCACGTCGTATCGGATGGCTCGACATGCCGATGCTCCGCCACGCCGCACGCGTGAGCGGGTTCACCGGCATCGCCGTCAACCACCTCGACGTGCTCGCCGGCCTCGACGAAATCAAGGTCGGACACGCATACGAACTCGAAGGCGAAGAGCGTCTCACCATGCCCGCGACGACCGAGCGCTGGGCAGAGTGCGAACCCGTCCTCAAGGAGTTCGAGACCTGGCCGGAAGTCGACTGGACCGAAGTCGCCGAGGAAGGCGCCGACGCCATCCCGGACGCCGCACAGGACTATCTCGACTACATCTCGGACGAACTCGGTGTCCCGATTTACGCCGTCGGTGTCGGCCCAGACCGCGCCCAGACGGTCCACCTCGCGAACCCGTTCGACCAATAA
- a CDS encoding SAM-dependent methyltransferase, with protein MTRHDDPFVRYLRSKEAVDDRALHRPTLADLGDRLEEHAESNPGEPLRVVSVGAGTGAMCRRLLSWGVFDAHDDIKYVMVDRRKGMADQAAKEFAKWSHAAGWAAVPTKDGFRIERHGRRVSLTYVTSDLFDAMSALPKAIDLVIAHAVFDLLPLRRAVDSLVSRLVAGGYLYAPITFDGRTAFGPPHDADDDILDAYHETMRDGDSAGPDTGSALLSVLPEFGADIVSAGGSDWVVHPEHDDHERIFLDRILGFVEQSVGDVDSVDDDELKRWLATRHRQLEFGELSYIAHNIDILSQLD; from the coding sequence GTGACCAGACACGACGACCCGTTCGTTCGGTACCTCCGGTCGAAGGAGGCGGTGGACGACCGCGCACTCCACCGACCGACACTCGCGGACCTCGGAGACCGTCTGGAAGAACACGCGGAGTCGAACCCGGGAGAACCACTCCGTGTCGTCTCCGTTGGGGCGGGAACCGGTGCGATGTGCCGTCGACTCCTCTCGTGGGGAGTGTTCGACGCGCACGACGACATCAAGTACGTCATGGTCGACCGACGGAAGGGGATGGCCGACCAGGCGGCGAAGGAGTTCGCGAAGTGGTCCCACGCCGCCGGGTGGGCAGCCGTACCAACGAAAGACGGTTTTCGAATCGAGCGTCACGGCCGGCGCGTCTCACTCACGTATGTCACGAGCGACCTCTTCGACGCCATGTCGGCGCTCCCGAAGGCGATCGACCTCGTCATCGCGCACGCTGTCTTCGACCTCCTTCCCCTCCGGCGCGCAGTCGATTCACTCGTCTCTCGCCTCGTCGCTGGTGGCTACCTCTACGCACCGATTACCTTCGACGGTCGAACCGCGTTCGGCCCCCCACACGACGCAGACGACGACATCCTCGACGCCTACCACGAGACGATGCGAGACGGTGACAGCGCGGGGCCAGACACTGGCTCAGCCCTCCTGTCGGTCCTCCCAGAGTTCGGTGCAGACATCGTCTCAGCAGGCGGGTCAGACTGGGTCGTTCACCCAGAACACGACGACCACGAGCGCATCTTTCTCGACCGTATCCTCGGGTTCGTCGAACAGTCGGTCGGCGACGTCGACTCAGTCGACGACGACGAGCTCAAGCGGTGGCTCGCGACGCGACACCGCCAGTTAGAGTTCGGTGAACTCTCCTACATCGCGCACAACATCGACATCCTCTCGCAGCTCGACTAG